In Brachypodium distachyon strain Bd21 chromosome 5, Brachypodium_distachyon_v3.0, whole genome shotgun sequence, the genomic window TTTACAAAGTGAAACCAAACAAAGCaagtaacaacaaaagaacCCAAAAGACCTAAGGTAGCCAAATCCTATAAGCTGAATGCAGCTATACTACACAgcaccaaatttgaattctaagTGACTGTCCATAAAATATTGCAACTACACATATTAGCACACctataaaagaacaatataTTCCATTCACCTTGAAAATGTTTCCTTCATAACCATTTCCTCAATGGCAATCTTTGATTCACTGTAAGGAACTATTGCTCGATGAGAATCACGGGCATCTTCATTTCCTGCACAGATACTTCCAATCAACACATTTATAGCCTATGGAAGCATAAACCAACTGAATGTGAAGTTGTGAACTGTGCGTGATAGCAGTGTGAGGACACATCGAACAGTCCAGGAAAGAAGAGATGATTTGATCCAATTGAAGACAATGTTTGACATGCAGAACTAACTAACTTATATGAAATGGGGCAGCATTCTAGCATTTGCACATTGTAAATAGTTCAAGCTTAGAAGGAAGCAATATATATGACCCTTCCATCTAAAATTGTTTATCAACTGAATAAATTTTCTGCCATTACTGAAGACAAGATTGAGCACTTTTTCTAACCACACCAGAACTTCTTAAATTCGCATATTCATCCCAAATAGATGCAAACTAGCATCCCACTCAGACATCATAAGTCTCGCTGAAACTCGCGAATGAGGTAGGTTCGGAAAAAAGTAAACATAAAACCCAGTATTCAAATTCTACACCGAACAGTGGGCAACTCAAtgttctcaaatttgtccatgTTTATCCCGAAATTCACCTAGCAAGAGCAAATCCTTACTCCACCGCAATCTCTCGAACACTCAAGCAGCTTCAGCATCCACCATTTTGCTAACAGTGACCATGAATTACCAAAATTCGAACGCTACCACTATAATTTGGGGAAAGCGAAATCGAAACCCTAGGTCGTGACTGGCGGCCGAAGCCATCGAACAGCACCAACTTGCGCATGTAAGTAACCACCGCCACTACTGATACGTGTAAGTAGACGGGCGTGCGTCGCAAAGCCGGAGCTAACTAAACCGAGAGCGCGAGAAACCGAGACAATGggtggggaggagaggagcgtGAAGCAACTCACCAGACTCCTCTtcgccgtcctcctcttcctcctcctcctcctcctcctcctccgccgaggCCGTCTCCTCCTGGGACGAGAACAGCACGGAGGTTATAACCCTCTTCGCTCCGGTCACGATGGTGGAGAGCCACCCGGggctcctcccctcctcctcggccgccgtcagtgcggcctcctccggcgagaggcggcggcgcttggcCCGCCCGGCTCCGGAtctgtcttcctcctcgccgtcgtcctccggcgatcgccggcggcgagccctGAACAGGGACGCCATgagagggggaggagcggAGGAAGGTGTGTGACGCGAGGCGAGGGGAATCCGAAACCAGAAACGCGaagcgattttttttctggaagcGACGTCGCGAACTGCTACGCTCACACTACCTTAAACGGAGAGTGGCGCCGCCAGTGACGTGTGGGCCTACCTCGTGCGCTCCGGGTGTCCTTGGCCCACCTGCAGGGACTACCGGTAAAGAGTCGCGTGTCATGGACTCATGGGACTGGATGGCGAAGCTAAATGGGACAAACTTTATCGGCTCCCAGTTGGCCTGTGAAGCCCCTCTTTTATTAACTGCTAATCTTAACCCACAACTGATTGAATCGTACCTCTTGCATTGGGGAGGGCCTACCGTGCAGACGGCACATATGGGCCCAGTTGTCTGTGATAGAAGTGTAAAACTTCACGGTCGCGTGTGGATGATTTCTGGTACCGTACTTTATTCAAGTGTTAACATCCAGATTCCGATGTACAAAGAGCCAACGTTTGGGCTAATCGATGAAAAATGGGCCCAGGCGTTGTAGTGGATAGGCTTTGGCCCGCGCGCATTGGCTGGAGTTCATTGGCTGCGGTGGGTGGAGGAATGTTTTTCTTCGGGTCGAGAGTGGCGGCTGGAAAATGTCCAATTGGAACCTTTCTCGGCCGCGGGAGCAAAGTACGCAAGAttgcacaaaaacaaaacaaaaactttgaGGAAAAAATACAAAAGGAATTGTAGCCGTACGTCCTCCCTCGTTGATTGAATGAAGAAGGAAGGAGGGGACTTTCTTTGGTTGGGCTAGGCCGTGCATTGGCTCGTTTGGGGCCGACTCTACTGGCCCAGTTACTGGTGGGCAGATTGATATGGCCCAGTCACGCGTGACACATGCAGCTTCTGTcacatttttcttaaaaaaaaaatgtagcatCTGTCACAAACTCAGAACTGAAGCTTGAACTGATGCCTAAAGATTGCAGTGGTGGAAAGCTTAAGACAATCAACAGATGAAACACAAAAACTCTGCAATTATGCAAGCAAGCCATAATACTCAAACAGCCAAAGGTGCATGCATCAGTTTACACAGAATTCACCAAACAGCCAGTACAAATGTACAAGAACGTCAACCAACCTGCCAGACCTTTAAGAATCGACGGCGGCGTGCATGACTCATTGACTCAACGCCGACGATCTATTCGCGGAAtcgccggagaaggaggaagCGCTGCCATCGCCGCCCGAGCTAGAAATCGCGTGGAGACCCGCCATGTAGGAGAACGGGTTCACTGGCCTGGcgatctcctcctcgccttcgAGCATCCTGACAACGCTGCTCATGGCGGGCCTCGCCTCGGGCCGGTACTGCACGCACCACAGCGCCACCTTGCACATCCTCTCCGCCTTCTCCCCGTCCTCGCCCATTATCCCCGACGCCGCCATCACCTCCTCGAACCGCCCTTCCTCGAACCTCTGCCACACCCACTTCGGGTACCACTCCTGGCCGCTCAACGCCGCGTGCTCCTCCACCACGTAGTtctggcggcggccgaggatCTCGAAGACGAGCATGCCGAAGCTGTAGACGTCGCACTTGTGCGTGACGGGGAGCGGCAGCCAGAGTTCGGGCGCCGCGTACCCTGGCGTGCCCCGCGCGCCCCCGGTCATGGTCAGGTGCGTCTTGTCGCGGTTGCAGAGCCTGGCCAGCCCGAAGTCGGCCACTTTCGGGGAGTAGTCCTCCGCCAGCAGCACGTTCCCCGGCTTGATGTCGTAGTGGATGATCCGGTGCTGGCACTCCTCGTGCAGGTACCGGATGCCCCTCGCCGTTCCCACCACGATccccagcagcgtctcgaaccCCAGCacgccgcggccggccggcatcggcatcggcgttGGCTTATTGGGAGGGTCGAAGAGGACGCGGTCGAGGGAGCCGTTGGGGAGGAACTCGTAGACGAGCGCCTTGACGGAGGCGTCGAAGCAGAAGCCGTAGAGGCGGACGAGGTTGATGTGGTACGTCCTGCCCGCCGTGCCCACCTCAGCCATGaactgctcctcggcgcgccgGTCCAGTGTGCCGTTGAGCACCttcacggccacggccacgccgTTGGGGAACCGGCCGCGGTACACGACGCCGAAACCTCCCGACCCGACGCGCTCCGCGTAGCCGCCAGTGAACTCGCGCAGGTTCTCCGCCGTGAACCGCGCCGGCTTCTCACGCAGGATcccgtccaggaaccggttcACCGACTCCAGCTCCACGTTGTACTGCGACCGCGTGCCGCTCGCCGGCTGGGCTGCGCTGCTTGCCGCGCGCTCCGCGTGCCACTCTCGCTTCAGCTCGATGCACCTGGTGATCTGCTTGATGGCCATGATGAAGGCGATGCCGCCCACGATGATCCCGGCTACAAACCGCAAATTAAGAAGTTGATTAGAATCAAGTGAAGAAGCCAAGTTAATTGATTAGGAGGAGGGGATTGAAACGACATCGTATATACACACATGCCTGCTTACCTAAGGCAAGAGAGTTCATTTCCCACGGCTTAATGAAGATCAGCTGTTCTTGAGCAGATATGTGGATTCGACTTTTGAGTTTGGACGTTTAATTTCAGCTCATCCTCGATCGGAATACTTTTTGCTTCGAGCAAGGTCTCGACCGGAAGACTTTTTGTTTCGTGATCGCAAAGAAAGCTTGATCCCGTTCAACTCGCCAGTCTCCCGTTCCAATTGAATATTCTCTTTCAGTAAACACGTCCCGCTCTGGATCACACGAGTAAGCGCATTATCTGAATCATTCGATCAACCAAAAACTAGATGACCTGTATGTGTTGATTGTTGAACCCAAGATCTGTTCGTTCCAATACAATACAATATTTGTGGAAGTACATTCATCGGCCAGTTTACTCTGAGGATAGGATAAAGATGGGTGATACATTTCAACGCAAACGTGGTCAACAAATTAGTAATTTTCGCCTTCCTCACCTAAACTGGCCATTGTTAAGTCTATCAAGTCAGAACGAGGAGGTCATGACGATTTGTTTTATCTCCGCAGGAACCAATCGTTATATTCTCATAGTACGTGTCACTTGTCACACAATCAAAATTTCAGATAATCCACACAGTTGACAATAGAGGCGAAACAAAATAAGGACATCATAGCAGCAAGAGCAAAGCAGCTTCACCTCGAGACACACTTTGATCGCCCTTCGTTCCTGATCAATCAACATGGCGCTAGACGGC contains:
- the LOC106865582 gene encoding rust resistance kinase Lr10, whose amino-acid sequence is MNSLALAGIIVGGIAFIMAIKQITRCIELKREWHAERAASSAAQPASGTRSQYNVELESVNRFLDGILREKPARFTAENLREFTGGYAERVGSGGFGVVYRGRFPNGVAVAVKVLNGTLDRRAEEQFMAEVGTAGRTYHINLVRLYGFCFDASVKALVYEFLPNGSLDRVLFDPPNKPTPMPMPAGRGVLGFETLLGIVVGTARGIRYLHEECQHRIIHYDIKPGNVLLAEDYSPKVADFGLARLCNRDKTHLTMTGGARGTPGYAAPELWLPLPVTHKCDVYSFGMLVFEILGRRQNYVVEEHAALSGQEWYPKWVWQRFEEGRFEEVMAASGIMGEDGEKAERMCKVALWCVQYRPEARPAMSSVVRMLEGEEEIARPVNPFSYMAGLHAISSSGGDGSASSFSGDSANRSSALSQ